One window of Sinorhizobium fredii NGR234 genomic DNA carries:
- a CDS encoding ABC transporter substrate-binding protein, protein MRRHLLTTTAAMLLALTGTAFAGMDEAKQFLDKEVGDLSSLDRASQEAELQWFVDAAKPFAGMEIKVVSETITTHEYEAKVLAPAFTAITGIKITHDLIGEGDVVEKLQTQMQSGENVYDAYINDSDLIGTHWRYQQARNLTDWMANEGKDVTNPNLDIDDFIGKSFTTAPDGKLYQLPDQQFANLYWFRYDWFNDPKIQEEFKAKYGYDLGVPVNWSAYEDIAEFFNGREIDGKKVYGHMDYGKKDPSLGWRFTDAWLSMAGNGDKGIPNGRPVDEWGIKVDENSRPVGSCVARGGDTNGPAAVYSIDKYLTWLKSYAPPEAQGMTFSEAGPVPAQGAVAQQMFWYTAFTADMVKDGLPVVNADGTPKWRMAPSPHGVYWKDGMKLGYQDAGSWTLLKSTPDDRAKAAWLYAQFVTSKTIDVKKSHVGLTFIRQSTLDHQSFTERAPKLGGLIEFYRSPARVQWTPTGTNVPDYPKLAQLWWQAIGDASSGAKTAQEAMDSLCAEQEKVLQRLERAGIQGDIGPKLAEEHDLEYWNAEAVKAGNLAPQLKVENEKEKPVTVNYDELVKSWQTN, encoded by the coding sequence ATGCGACGGCACCTTTTGACAACGACGGCAGCCATGCTGCTGGCACTTACCGGCACGGCCTTCGCCGGCATGGATGAGGCAAAACAGTTCCTGGACAAGGAAGTCGGCGATCTTTCCTCGCTCGACCGCGCGTCCCAGGAAGCCGAACTGCAATGGTTCGTCGATGCGGCGAAGCCCTTCGCCGGCATGGAGATCAAGGTCGTTTCCGAAACGATCACCACCCATGAATACGAAGCGAAGGTGCTGGCCCCGGCCTTCACCGCGATCACCGGCATCAAGATCACCCACGACCTGATCGGCGAAGGCGACGTCGTCGAAAAGCTGCAGACGCAGATGCAGTCGGGCGAAAACGTCTACGACGCCTATATCAATGACTCCGACCTAATCGGCACCCATTGGCGCTACCAGCAGGCCCGCAACCTGACCGACTGGATGGCCAACGAAGGCAAGGACGTCACCAACCCGAACCTCGACATCGACGACTTCATCGGCAAGTCCTTCACCACCGCTCCGGACGGCAAGCTCTATCAGCTGCCCGACCAGCAGTTCGCCAACCTCTACTGGTTCCGCTACGACTGGTTCAACGACCCGAAGATCCAGGAGGAGTTCAAGGCCAAGTACGGCTACGACCTCGGCGTGCCGGTCAACTGGTCGGCCTACGAGGACATCGCCGAGTTCTTCAACGGCCGCGAGATCGACGGCAAGAAGGTCTATGGCCACATGGACTACGGCAAGAAGGACCCGTCGCTCGGCTGGCGCTTCACCGACGCCTGGCTGTCGATGGCCGGCAACGGCGACAAGGGCATTCCGAACGGCCGCCCGGTCGACGAGTGGGGCATCAAGGTCGACGAGAACTCCCGTCCGGTCGGTTCCTGCGTCGCGCGCGGCGGCGACACCAACGGCCCGGCCGCGGTCTATTCGATCGACAAGTACCTGACCTGGCTGAAGAGCTACGCTCCGCCGGAAGCTCAAGGCATGACCTTCTCCGAAGCCGGCCCGGTTCCGGCCCAGGGCGCGGTCGCCCAGCAGATGTTCTGGTACACGGCTTTCACCGCCGACATGGTCAAGGACGGGCTGCCGGTCGTCAACGCCGACGGCACGCCGAAGTGGCGCATGGCCCCCTCGCCGCATGGCGTCTACTGGAAGGACGGCATGAAGCTCGGCTATCAGGACGCCGGTTCCTGGACGCTTCTGAAGTCGACCCCGGACGATCGCGCCAAGGCCGCCTGGCTGTATGCGCAGTTCGTCACCTCGAAGACCATCGACGTCAAGAAGAGCCATGTCGGCCTCACCTTCATCCGCCAGTCGACGCTCGATCACCAGAGCTTCACCGAGCGCGCACCGAAGCTCGGCGGCCTGATCGAGTTCTACCGTTCGCCGGCGCGCGTGCAGTGGACCCCGACGGGCACGAACGTTCCTGACTATCCGAAGCTGGCTCAGCTTTGGTGGCAGGCGATCGGCGATGCGTCGTCCGGCGCCAAGACCGCGCAGGAAGCGATGGACTCGCTGTGCGCCGAGCAGGAGAAGGTGCTGCAACGCCTCGAGCGCGCCGGCATCCAGGGCGACATCGGTCCGAAGCTCGCCGAGGAGCACGATCTCGAATACTGGAACGCGGAAGCCGTCAAGGCCGGCAACCTCGCGCCGCAGCTGAAGGTCGAGAACGAGAAGGAAAAGCCGGTCACCGTCAACTACGACGAACTGGTCAAGAGCTGGCAGACCAATTAA
- a CDS encoding Fur family transcriptional regulator — protein sequence MTQSKNRIAELEGILREGGVRVTRQRAAILKILAEAEDHPDASELHRRAKEIDATVSLSTVYRTLSALEQQGVVQRHAFENATARFETADAPHHDHLIDIDTGAVIEFRSDKIEQLQAEIAAELGYDLVRHRLELYCRKRKD from the coding sequence ATGACACAGAGCAAGAATCGGATCGCGGAACTGGAAGGAATCCTTCGTGAAGGAGGGGTGCGCGTCACCCGCCAACGTGCTGCTATCCTGAAGATTCTGGCCGAGGCCGAAGACCACCCGGATGCCAGCGAACTGCATCGGCGCGCCAAGGAAATCGACGCGACCGTGTCGCTTTCGACCGTCTACCGCACCCTGTCGGCGCTGGAGCAGCAGGGGGTCGTGCAGCGGCACGCCTTCGAGAACGCCACGGCCCGCTTCGAGACGGCCGACGCTCCGCACCACGACCACCTGATCGACATCGACACCGGCGCGGTGATCGAATTCCGCTCCGACAAGATCGAGCAGCTGCAGGCGGAAATCGCCGCAGAACTCGGCTACGACCTGGTGCGCCACCGGCTGGAGCTCTATTGCCGGAAGCGCAAGGATTGA
- a CDS encoding metal ABC transporter substrate-binding protein, which produces MIDRTRRMILTAATAMAALSLLSGAAAAAEKFKAVTTFTVIADMAQNVAGDAAIVESITKPGAEIHNYQPTPRDILKAHDAKLILWNGLNLELWFEKFFQNFDDIPGVVVSEGVEPMGIAEGPYTGKPNPHAWMSPSAAMIYVDNIRDAFVKFDPDNAETYKANAEAYKKKIEATIAPIKAELDKIPAEKRWLVSSEGAFSYLTRDFGLKELYLWPINADQQGTPQQVRKVIDAVRANHIPVVFSESTISPDPAMQVARETGAKYGGVLYVDSLSEADGPVPTYADLLRVTSETIAKGLSQ; this is translated from the coding sequence ATGATCGATCGGACGCGGCGCATGATTCTGACGGCAGCAACGGCAATGGCTGCCCTTTCCCTCCTGTCCGGCGCGGCGGCGGCAGCGGAGAAATTCAAGGCGGTCACCACCTTCACGGTCATTGCCGACATGGCGCAAAACGTTGCCGGCGATGCGGCGATCGTCGAATCGATCACCAAACCCGGCGCCGAGATCCACAACTACCAGCCGACGCCGCGCGACATCCTGAAGGCGCATGATGCCAAGCTGATCCTCTGGAACGGCCTCAACCTCGAGCTCTGGTTCGAGAAGTTCTTCCAGAACTTCGACGACATTCCAGGCGTCGTCGTCTCCGAAGGCGTCGAGCCGATGGGCATCGCCGAAGGCCCCTATACGGGCAAGCCGAACCCGCATGCCTGGATGTCGCCGTCGGCGGCGATGATCTATGTCGACAACATCCGCGACGCCTTCGTGAAGTTCGATCCGGACAATGCCGAGACCTACAAGGCGAATGCCGAGGCCTACAAGAAGAAGATCGAGGCGACCATCGCGCCGATCAAGGCGGAGCTCGACAAGATCCCGGCGGAAAAGCGCTGGCTGGTCTCGAGCGAAGGCGCCTTCAGCTATCTCACGCGGGATTTCGGCCTGAAGGAACTCTATCTCTGGCCGATCAACGCCGACCAGCAGGGCACGCCGCAGCAGGTGCGCAAGGTGATCGACGCGGTGAGAGCCAACCACATTCCGGTGGTCTTCTCCGAGAGCACCATCTCGCCCGATCCGGCCATGCAGGTGGCGCGCGAGACGGGTGCCAAATACGGCGGCGTGCTCTATGTGGATTCCCTGAGCGAGGCCGACGGACCGGTCCCGACCTATGCCGATCTGCTGCGTGTCACGTCCGAAACGATCGCGAAAGGTCTTTCGCAATGA
- a CDS encoding manganese/iron ABC transporter ATP-binding protein yields the protein MNLQVKARPSPRPGSQGEGSGIRVRNATVTYRNGHRALHDASFEIPTGTIAALVGVNGSGKSTLFKAIMGFVRLAKGDISVLGLTVPQALKKNLVAYVPQAEEVDWNFPVLVEDVVMMGRYGHMNMLRIPKRADHEAVEAALARVGMSDFRKRQIGELSGGQKKRVFLARALAQDGRVILLDEPFTGVDVKTEDAIIRLLLALRDEGRVMLVSTHNLGSVPEFCDRTVLLKNTVLAYGPTETTFTRDNLELAFGGVLRHFVLGGDSLHDDADPRQLSVITDDERPLVMYGAKGKMVTQPAKLETEADSE from the coding sequence ATGAACCTCCAGGTAAAGGCCCGACCTAGCCCGCGGCCGGGCTCCCAGGGCGAAGGAAGCGGCATTCGGGTCCGCAATGCCACCGTCACCTATCGCAACGGGCACCGCGCGCTGCATGATGCGTCCTTCGAGATTCCGACCGGCACGATCGCCGCCCTGGTCGGCGTCAACGGCAGCGGCAAGTCGACGCTGTTCAAGGCCATCATGGGCTTCGTCCGGTTGGCGAAAGGCGATATCTCGGTCCTCGGCCTCACCGTGCCGCAGGCGCTGAAGAAGAACCTCGTCGCCTATGTCCCGCAGGCCGAGGAGGTCGACTGGAATTTCCCCGTCCTCGTCGAGGATGTGGTGATGATGGGCCGTTACGGCCACATGAACATGCTGCGCATCCCGAAACGGGCCGACCACGAGGCGGTCGAGGCGGCGCTGGCGCGGGTCGGAATGAGCGACTTCCGCAAGCGCCAGATCGGCGAGCTTTCCGGCGGCCAGAAGAAGCGCGTCTTCCTCGCCCGGGCGCTTGCCCAGGACGGACGCGTCATCCTGCTCGACGAACCCTTCACCGGCGTCGACGTGAAGACCGAAGATGCGATCATCCGCCTGCTCCTCGCGCTTCGCGACGAGGGGCGCGTCATGCTCGTCTCCACCCACAATCTCGGCAGCGTCCCTGAATTCTGCGACCGGACCGTGCTCCTGAAGAACACCGTTCTCGCCTACGGCCCGACCGAGACCACCTTCACCCGCGACAATCTCGAACTCGCCTTCGGCGGCGTGCTGCGTCATTTCGTGCTCGGCGGCGACAGCCTGCACGACGATGCCGATCCGCGCCAGCTTTCCGTCATCACCGATGACGAGCGACCGCTGGTCATGTACGGCGCGAAGGGAAAAATGGTGACGCAGCCAGCCAAGCTCGAGACCGAGGCGGACAGCGAATGA
- a CDS encoding metal ABC transporter permease, producing the protein MIALLAEPFTYGYMLNAMWVSALVGAVCAFLSAYLMLKGWSLIGDALSHSIVPGVAGAYMLGLPFSLGAFFSGGLAAGAMLFLNQRTRLKEDTIIGLIFTSFFGLGLFMVSLSPTSVNIQTIVLGNILAITPADTLQLAIIGIVSLLILSAKWKDLMVTFFDESHARSIGINTTFLKVLFFTLLSACTVAALQTVGAFLVIAMVVTPGATAYLITDRFPRLILISIAIGAATSFLGAYASYFLDGATGGIIIVLQTLIFLLAFIFAPKHGLIAARRRAAEALEAVR; encoded by the coding sequence ATGATCGCCCTGCTCGCAGAACCCTTCACCTATGGCTATATGCTGAACGCCATGTGGGTCAGCGCGCTGGTCGGCGCCGTCTGCGCCTTCCTGTCGGCCTATCTGATGCTGAAGGGCTGGTCGCTGATCGGCGACGCACTGTCCCATTCGATCGTCCCCGGCGTCGCCGGCGCCTATATGCTCGGCCTCCCCTTCTCGCTCGGCGCCTTCTTCTCCGGCGGGCTCGCCGCCGGCGCCATGCTTTTCCTGAACCAGCGGACGCGATTGAAGGAGGATACGATCATCGGCCTGATCTTCACCTCCTTCTTCGGCCTCGGCCTGTTCATGGTGTCGCTGTCGCCGACGTCGGTGAACATCCAGACGATCGTGCTCGGCAACATCCTCGCCATCACCCCGGCCGACACGCTGCAACTCGCCATCATCGGCATCGTCTCGCTGCTGATCCTGTCGGCGAAATGGAAGGACCTGATGGTGACCTTCTTCGACGAAAGCCATGCCCGCTCGATCGGCATCAATACGACCTTCCTGAAGGTGCTGTTCTTCACGCTGCTTTCGGCCTGCACGGTGGCGGCGCTGCAGACCGTCGGCGCCTTTCTCGTCATCGCCATGGTCGTCACACCGGGCGCCACCGCCTATCTCATCACCGACCGCTTCCCGCGGCTGATTCTGATCAGCATCGCGATCGGAGCGGCGACGAGCTTCCTCGGCGCCTATGCGAGCTATTTCCTCGACGGCGCCACCGGCGGCATCATCATCGTGCTGCAGACGCTGATCTTCCTGCTCGCCTTCATCTTTGCCCCGAAGCACGGACTGATCGCCGCCCGCCGCCGCGCGGCCGAGGCATTGGAGGCGGTGCGATGA
- a CDS encoding metal ABC transporter permease: MMSLDMLTAVFEFEFMRNALLISVLVAIPTAMLSCFLVLKGWSLMGDAISHAVFPGVVISYIVGLPLALGAFTAGMCCALLTGYLKENSRIKQDTVMGVVFSGMFGLGLVLYTKIQSDVHLDHILFGDMLGIGWGDILETGLIALFAAGILSFKWRDLLLHAFDPAQARAVGLPVGWLHYGLLAILSLTIVGALKAVGLILAIAMLIAPGAIAFLVTRTFRGMLIVAVAVAVAASFSGVYLSFFIDSAPAPTIVLLMTAIFLVAFAWSTWRTARMEAQRTRVE, translated from the coding sequence ATGATGTCCCTCGACATGCTCACCGCCGTCTTCGAATTCGAGTTCATGCGCAACGCGCTGCTGATCTCGGTCCTCGTCGCCATCCCGACCGCCATGCTCTCCTGCTTCCTGGTGCTGAAGGGCTGGTCGCTGATGGGCGACGCGATCTCGCATGCTGTTTTTCCGGGCGTCGTGATTTCCTACATCGTCGGCCTGCCGCTTGCCCTCGGCGCCTTTACCGCCGGCATGTGCTGCGCGCTCTTGACCGGCTATCTCAAGGAAAACAGCCGTATCAAGCAGGATACCGTGATGGGCGTCGTCTTCTCCGGCATGTTCGGCCTGGGCCTTGTGCTCTACACCAAGATCCAGAGCGACGTGCATCTCGACCATATCCTCTTCGGCGACATGCTCGGCATCGGCTGGGGCGACATCCTGGAGACGGGCCTGATCGCGCTTTTCGCCGCCGGCATTCTTTCCTTCAAGTGGCGCGACCTGCTGCTGCACGCCTTCGATCCGGCCCAGGCGCGCGCCGTGGGCTTGCCGGTCGGCTGGCTGCATTACGGGCTGCTGGCGATCCTGTCGCTGACGATCGTCGGCGCATTGAAAGCCGTCGGACTGATCCTCGCCATCGCCATGCTGATCGCCCCCGGCGCCATCGCCTTTCTGGTGACGCGGACATTTCGCGGCATGCTGATCGTCGCGGTCGCCGTCGCCGTCGCGGCCTCCTTCTCGGGCGTCTACCTCTCGTTCTTCATCGACAGCGCCCCCGCCCCGACCATCGTCCTCCTGATGACGGCGATCTTCCTCGTCGCCTTCGCCTGGTCGACCTGGAGGACGGCGCGGATGGAAGCGCAGCGGACACGCGTGGAGTAG
- a CDS encoding DUF6030 family protein: MEKKQKGRSGVAFFLTAVALIFTAILATVLLANEQRNLKQLLTTMGLQHLLPQTAQMPAPEPIRTRPTKPEPPKALLPARTFGDLQTPEQQFIRQIRSDPRALCDGLRGAGFRELEWKSTESGRWECSSLVPFVRPGVEKSSSIFILVKGSDADEITSFRVKLNIEHAEDTQAVTSAAATAASVFLREVHWADSESIALKIQALGEFDLKRFGSRIEFKRESGDTPRYNFLANQAARARPKSIAEFYFDREKWLAPGDGSIDSVVRGPSAWNRSSSAELR, from the coding sequence ATGGAGAAGAAGCAGAAGGGCCGTTCCGGCGTCGCTTTCTTCCTGACCGCCGTGGCGCTGATCTTCACGGCGATCCTGGCGACCGTGCTGCTTGCCAACGAACAGCGCAACCTGAAACAGTTGCTGACGACGATGGGGCTGCAACACCTGCTCCCTCAAACCGCGCAAATGCCGGCGCCGGAGCCCATCCGCACGCGCCCCACGAAACCGGAGCCGCCGAAGGCGCTGCTGCCGGCCAGGACATTCGGGGACCTGCAGACGCCGGAGCAGCAATTCATCCGCCAGATCCGCAGCGACCCGCGCGCGCTGTGCGATGGCCTGCGGGGGGCCGGCTTCCGCGAGCTTGAATGGAAATCCACCGAAAGCGGCCGATGGGAATGTTCCTCGCTCGTTCCTTTTGTCCGCCCGGGCGTCGAGAAGAGCTCGTCGATTTTCATTCTGGTCAAAGGCAGCGACGCGGATGAAATCACCTCGTTCCGCGTCAAGCTCAACATCGAGCATGCCGAAGACACCCAGGCTGTCACGAGCGCCGCGGCGACGGCAGCTTCGGTCTTCCTGAGGGAAGTTCACTGGGCCGACAGCGAGAGCATCGCGCTGAAGATACAGGCGCTCGGCGAATTCGATCTCAAGCGTTTCGGCAGCCGCATCGAGTTCAAACGGGAATCGGGTGACACGCCCCGCTACAATTTCCTTGCCAATCAGGCGGCGCGCGCCAGACCGAAAAGCATCGCTGAGTTCTATTTCGACCGCGAGAAATGGCTCGCGCCCGGGGATGGCTCGATCGATTCCGTCGTTCGCGGCCCAAGCGCCTGGAACAGGTCATCTTCTGCCGAGCTGCGCTAG
- a CDS encoding ISNCY-like element ISRsp17 family transposase, with protein sequence MRQERTVQASIFDLFAEHEIGRELKAMSEWLDEHGELLGLVAGDLRRHGLRQTGREGLPAEAVLRCALLKQHRQLSYQELAFHLEDSASFRAFARLPWGWNPKKSVLHKTISAIRAQTFEEINGVLLASARQEKLESGKVVRVDSTVTAAPIHEPSDSSLLWDAVRVTVRLLQQAEALGSAIPWHDHRRAAKKRARAIEYTRGRPKRIRHYRELLKITHTTLSYLQQASEQVPLTAGPAGALWQAQLRHYRPLIERIIAQTEQRVLVGEPVPAGEKLVSLFEPHADIIVKGSRDVDYGHKLNLTTGRSGLILDLVIEAGNPTDSERLLPMLERHIAFYGEPPRQAAADGGYASRENLSGAKARGIRDMAFHKKRGLSIEDMVSSRWVYRKLRNFRAGIEAGISCLKRAYGLGRCTWRGLDHFKAYVWSSVVAYNLALFARLRPT encoded by the coding sequence ATGCGCCAAGAACGCACCGTCCAAGCCAGCATATTTGATCTTTTCGCCGAACACGAGATCGGTCGTGAACTGAAGGCGATGTCGGAATGGCTGGATGAGCATGGCGAGTTGCTCGGGCTGGTGGCGGGGGACCTGCGCCGGCATGGTCTCAGACAGACCGGCCGCGAGGGGCTACCAGCCGAGGCTGTGCTGCGCTGCGCGCTGCTCAAGCAGCATCGCCAGTTGAGTTACCAGGAACTGGCCTTCCATCTCGAAGACTCCGCCTCGTTCCGGGCGTTTGCCCGGCTGCCGTGGGGCTGGAACCCGAAGAAGTCGGTCTTGCACAAGACGATCAGCGCGATCCGGGCGCAAACCTTTGAAGAGATCAACGGGGTGCTGCTGGCGAGCGCCCGGCAGGAGAAGCTGGAAAGTGGCAAGGTCGTGCGCGTGGACAGCACCGTCACCGCCGCACCGATACATGAACCGAGCGACAGCAGCCTGTTATGGGACGCTGTCCGGGTGACGGTGCGGCTGTTGCAGCAGGCCGAGGCGCTGGGTAGCGCCATCCCATGGCACGACCATCGCCGCGCGGCAAAGAAGCGGGCTCGGGCGATCGAATATACCCGCGGCCGCCCCAAACGAATCAGGCACTATCGCGAACTGCTCAAGATCACGCACACGACTTTGAGTTATCTGCAGCAGGCCAGTGAACAGGTGCCGCTGACGGCGGGCCCGGCCGGCGCACTGTGGCAGGCCCAACTCCGCCATTACCGGCCGCTGATCGAGCGGATCATCGCCCAGACCGAACAGCGGGTCCTGGTCGGGGAGCCGGTCCCTGCCGGCGAGAAGCTGGTGAGCCTGTTCGAGCCGCATGCCGACATCATCGTCAAGGGCAGCCGCGACGTCGACTACGGCCACAAACTCAATCTGACCACCGGCAGAAGCGGACTGATCCTCGACCTCGTCATCGAAGCCGGCAATCCGACCGACAGCGAGCGCTTGCTGCCGATGCTGGAACGCCACATCGCCTTTTACGGCGAGCCGCCGCGTCAGGCGGCGGCCGACGGCGGCTATGCCAGCCGCGAAAACCTGAGCGGAGCCAAAGCCCGCGGCATCCGCGACATGGCCTTCCACAAGAAGCGCGGCCTCAGCATCGAAGACATGGTCAGCAGCCGCTGGGTCTATCGCAAGCTGCGCAACTTCCGCGCCGGCATCGAGGCCGGCATCTCTTGCCTGAAACGCGCTTATGGCTTGGGGCGCTGCACCTGGCGTGGGCTCGACCACTTCAAGGCTTATGTCTGGTCCTCGGTGGTCGCTTACAATCTCGCCCTCTTCGCCCGCCTCAGGCCGACCTGA
- a CDS encoding Lrp/AsnC family transcriptional regulator, whose protein sequence is MQVGDKDRELLAILSENARMPTAMIARRLGLSRTTVQARIERLEREGVIAGYGVRLAESYEKGLVQAHVLITIAPRALSRVTPELSAIREIRTLHSVSGSFDLIAIVAATSISELDLLIDRIGEIEGVEKTLSSIILSTRIDR, encoded by the coding sequence ATGCAGGTCGGCGACAAGGACCGAGAACTTCTGGCCATCCTCAGTGAGAACGCCCGCATGCCGACGGCGATGATCGCACGACGGCTCGGCCTGTCGCGCACCACGGTGCAGGCCCGCATTGAGCGGCTCGAGCGCGAGGGGGTGATCGCCGGCTATGGCGTGCGGCTCGCCGAGAGCTACGAAAAGGGGCTGGTGCAGGCGCATGTGTTGATCACCATCGCGCCGCGGGCACTGAGCCGGGTCACGCCGGAACTCAGCGCGATCCGGGAGATCCGCACGCTGCATTCGGTCAGCGGCAGCTTCGATCTGATCGCCATCGTCGCGGCGACGTCGATCAGCGAACTGGACCTGCTGATCGATCGCATCGGCGAGATCGAAGGCGTCGAAAAAACGCTGTCGTCGATCATTCTTTCGACCCGCATCGATCGCTGA
- a CDS encoding saccharopine dehydrogenase family protein: MKDIVVIGAGKIGSTIARMLAHTGDYRVCIADRSADQLQQVETHEAVSTAVIDIADKKALVGLLTGKFAVLSAAPFHLTVAIAEAAAEAEIHYLDLTEDVESTRQVKDIAARAKTAFIPQCGLAPGFISIVANDLTRHFDTLESVRMRVGALPQYPSNALNYNLTWSTDGVINEYIEPCEAIVEGSLIEVPAMEEREEFSLDGVTYEAFNTSGGLGTLCETLKGKVRTLNYKTIRYPGHAAIFKALLNDLGLRHRREVLKDILENALPTTTQDVVVIFVTVSGFRQGRLIQETYANKVYSGVVAGRMQSGIQITTAGSICAVLDLLAEGKIPTRGFVRQEDIALNTFLANRFGHYYAQKHETERAAG; the protein is encoded by the coding sequence ATGAAAGACATCGTCGTCATCGGTGCCGGCAAGATCGGCTCGACGATCGCCCGGATGCTGGCCCATACCGGCGACTATCGCGTCTGCATCGCAGACCGCAGCGCCGATCAATTGCAGCAGGTCGAAACCCATGAGGCGGTTTCGACGGCCGTCATCGACATCGCCGACAAAAAGGCACTCGTCGGGCTGCTGACCGGCAAGTTCGCGGTCCTCAGCGCCGCGCCGTTCCACCTGACTGTTGCGATTGCCGAAGCCGCCGCCGAGGCGGAGATCCACTATCTCGATCTGACGGAAGACGTCGAATCGACCCGCCAGGTCAAGGACATCGCGGCACGCGCGAAGACCGCCTTCATCCCGCAATGCGGCCTCGCACCAGGCTTCATCTCGATCGTCGCCAACGATCTGACCAGGCATTTCGACACGCTCGAAAGCGTCCGGATGCGGGTCGGCGCACTGCCGCAATACCCGTCGAACGCACTGAACTATAACCTCACCTGGAGCACGGACGGCGTCATCAACGAGTATATTGAGCCCTGCGAGGCGATCGTCGAAGGGTCGCTGATCGAGGTTCCCGCGATGGAAGAGCGCGAGGAATTCTCGCTCGACGGCGTCACCTACGAAGCCTTCAACACCTCTGGCGGCCTCGGCACGCTTTGCGAGACGCTGAAGGGCAAGGTTCGCACCCTGAACTACAAGACGATCCGCTACCCCGGCCACGCGGCGATCTTCAAGGCGCTCCTGAACGACCTCGGTCTGCGTCATCGCCGCGAAGTCCTGAAGGACATTCTCGAGAACGCCCTGCCGACCACCACCCAGGACGTCGTCGTCATTTTCGTCACCGTTTCCGGCTTCCGCCAGGGCCGGCTCATCCAGGAGACCTATGCCAACAAGGTCTATAGCGGCGTCGTCGCGGGACGCATGCAGAGCGGCATCCAGATCACCACGGCCGGCAGCATCTGCGCCGTCCTCGACCTTCTCGCCGAAGGCAAGATCCCGACTAGGGGCTTCGTCCGCCAGGAAGACATCGCGCTGAACACCTTCCTCGCCAACCGCTTCGGACATTACTACGCCCAGAAGCATGAGACAGAGCGGGCAGCGGGCTGA
- a CDS encoding F0F1 ATP synthase subunit epsilon encodes MADSFNFELVSPERLLLSASATEVVIPATEGEMTVMANHAPTMTTVKPGVVTVKTADGKTERFAVFGGFADILPTGCTLLAESAVHVDELDRTVLENRIDEARAELEGAIDEKKTRIEQFIAELTTLGEIVIPA; translated from the coding sequence ATGGCCGACAGTTTCAATTTCGAGCTTGTTTCCCCGGAGCGCCTGCTGCTTTCCGCATCGGCGACCGAAGTCGTCATCCCGGCAACCGAGGGTGAGATGACCGTTATGGCCAACCACGCCCCGACGATGACGACCGTCAAGCCGGGCGTGGTCACGGTGAAGACGGCCGACGGCAAGACCGAGCGGTTCGCCGTCTTCGGCGGCTTCGCCGACATCCTGCCGACCGGCTGCACGCTGCTCGCCGAATCGGCCGTCCACGTTGACGAACTCGATCGCACGGTTCTCGAAAACCGTATCGACGAGGCCCGCGCCGAGCTTGAAGGGGCGATCGACGAGAAGAAGACCCGCATCGAGCAGTTCATCGCCGAACTGACGACGCTTGGGGAGATCGTCATCCCCGCCTGA